One region of Quercus lobata isolate SW786 chromosome 2, ValleyOak3.0 Primary Assembly, whole genome shotgun sequence genomic DNA includes:
- the LOC115966004 gene encoding uncharacterized protein LOC115966004: MGTSPRISFSHDPFLSDVMPIQQQLSLPLDSSGLSSSIDFNFCISENFHQEPSSADELFVDGKLLPIKIKEKNFSNKQMYHSVPVPPLPVLHDDHATSIESLNKDNSEETKISTSHKEANEKQGSWRFKKLCFSMNFTTVCKHALCLLPHFLRSSSTGTTANVEPVPVLQKGHHHKQYWQKSSLVSTIKPSQSPSSIGYQNPPLKKGYGSYGNGLGVSPILNFQLGHHFCLGSIIFSGKYKNKSM; this comes from the coding sequence ATGGGTACTAGTCCTAGAATTTCATTTTCCCATGATCCTTTCCTATCAGATGTCATGCCCATACAGCAACAACTTTCTCTTCCATTAGACTCATCAGGATTGAGTTCTAGcattgatttcaatttttgcaTTTCTGAAAACTTCCATCAAGAACCATCATCAGCTGATGAGCTTTTCGTCGATGGAAAGCTTCTTCCtattaaaatcaaagaaaagaatttctcGAATAAACAAATGTATCATTCTGTCCCAGTACCACCACTGCCTGTTCTTCATGATGATCATGCAACTAGTATTGAAAGCCTGAACAAGGATAATTCAGAAGAAACCAAGATTAGTACTAGTCATAAAGAAGCAAATGAGAAGCAAGGTTCATGGAGATTCAAAAAGCTGTGTTTCAGTATGAATTTTACAACTGTATGCAAGCATGCTTTATGTTTATTGCCACATTTTTTGCGAAGCAGCTCAACTGGAACTACAGCAAATGTTGAGCCAGTGCCAGTGTTACAAAAAGGTCATCATCATAAGCAGTATTGGCAGAAAAGTTCACTGGTATCAACAATAAAGCCTTCACAATCTCCTTCCTCAATTGGTTACCAAAATCCTCCACTGAAGAAGGGTTATGGATCATATGGCAATGGTCTTGGAGTCAGTCCAATTCTGAATTTTCAGTTGGGGCACCATTTTTGTTTAGGTTCAATAATTTTTAGTGgcaaatataagaacaagagcATGTGA
- the LOC115966014 gene encoding uncharacterized protein LOC115966014 has product MAVDLYSESSNMGTSPRISFSHDFCQSDNIIPVEQHPLRSNSTGLSSGIDFDFCVRESFEQESSSADELFSDGKIVPAEIKKKVTRTKQIDQYVSHPPLPPPRSTSDTSTTKQESSKESSKESKGSSNEADGKQSSKSFWRFKRSSSSGSGYGRSLCPLPPLLSRSNSTGSVPNAKRAPLSNDGSNSKQSSHKHSSMKASQSSASSSYLKPPLKKGSHGSYGNGVPISPVLNVHSANLFGLGSMFSSGKDKNKKK; this is encoded by the coding sequence ATGGCTGTTGACCTCTACTCTGAAAGTTCTAACATGGGTACTAGTCCTAGAATTTCATTTTCTCATGATTTTTGCCAATCAGATAATATAATACCTGTTGAACAACACCCTCTCCGATCAAACTCAACTGGTTTGAGTTCTGGTATAGATTTTGACTTCTGTGTTCGTGAGAGTTTCGAGCAAGAATCTTCGTCTGCAGATGAGCTTTTCTCTGATGGGAAAATTGTTCCTGCCGAAATCAAGAAAAAGGTCACTCGCACAAAGCAAATAGATCAGTATGTGTCTCATCCACCGTTGCCACCGCCACGTAGTACGAGTGATACTAGTACTACAAAGCAAGAGAGCTCCAAAGAGAGCTCCAAAGAAAGCAAGGGATCGAGTAATGAAGCCGATGGGAAGCAAAGTTCTAAGTCCTTTTGGCGGTTCAAGCGAAGTAGCAGCTCTGGTAGTGGATATGGAAGGAGCTTATGCCCTTTGCCACCACTTTTATCAAGGAGCAATTCAACCGGGTCTGTACCAAATGCTAAGCGAGCCCCATTATCCAATGATGGTTCAAATTCTAAGCAGAGTTCTCACAAACATTCATCAATGAAAGCATCACAATCTTCAGCTTCATCTAGTTACTTAAAGCCTCCATTGAAGAAAGGTAGTCATGGATCTTATGGAAATGGTGTTCCGATTAGTCCTGTTTTAAATGTTCATTCAGCGAATTTATTTGGATTAGGATCAATGTTCTCGAGTGGCaaagataagaataagaaaaagtGA